A single genomic interval of Labeo rohita strain BAU-BD-2019 chromosome 13, IGBB_LRoh.1.0, whole genome shotgun sequence harbors:
- the phactr2 gene encoding phosphatase and actin regulator 2 isoform X1 — MAEEDSFSYLKTFPQVFPVFRVRSLSDTSAFKSRILTRLRSACSVEGLEKSSLANCDVVVGSSQSPQLKGKGKLSSLGKIFKPWKWRKKRTSDKFQDLSKVLERKISTRQTREELIRKGVLIPDQDDPLNTETLNGHAVPSGVTEKVKVDIETPEQVPEDKADLAAVAEDPEEKNDSKCSPQASESAAPKTPTKKHQTTPQKPSGEATSTGVKKGGQAGAKKVTKSTNKQVSAPPPKQTTRTATRGNAKPSNLKKTAGTSKSSSQASGQSCSLTCSKTPKSNNLEVTAAQPKSAKKTEPSRSPRPTSKTPSETAESSKKGQKKKEVTSNTDKAEETSQNGKGASHLSESSAEKDKKQPYVNQTTEETSFTGSSNGLSSDTSGQPVSTESETEKERAVADHTQRTVGTEEGERQQTVNVESPDVTIIPDSIRENQGNDSDSDGPILYKDDEEEDEDDEYTSSSLASKIRRKDTLAIKLGNRPSKKELEEKNILPRTSETERQELRQQIGSKLVRRLSQRPTTEELEQRNILKQKNEEEEQEAKQEIKRRLSRKLSVRPTVAELVARRILRFNEYVEVTDAKDYDRRADKPWTRLTPADKAAIRKELNEFKSKEMEVHEESKQFTRFHRP, encoded by the exons TGGAGGGACTGGAAAAATCTTCTCTGGCCAACTGTGATGTGGTGGTGGGAAGCTCGCAGTCTCCTCAGCTGAAAGGAAAGGGGAAGCTCTCTTCTCTGGGCAAGATCTTTAAACCTTGGAAATGGAGAAAGAAGAGAACCAGTGATAAGTTCCAGGACCTCTCAAAAG TTCTGGAGAGGAAAATATCCACCAGGCAAACTCGAGAAGAGCTCATAAGAAAAGGTGTTCTTATTCCAGACCAAG ATGATCCTTTGAACACCGAGACCTTGAATGGTCATGCAGTGCCCAGTGGAGTTACTGAAAAGGTCAAAGTAGACATCGAAACACCAGAACAGGTCCCAGAAGACAAAGCAGACTTGGCGGCAGTGGCAGAGGACCCAGAAG AGAAGAATGACAGCAAATGCAGCCCGCAGGCCAGTGAGTCAGCCGCTCCAAAAACCCCTACTAAAAAACATCAGACCACACCCCAAAAACCCTCTGGTGAGGCAACAAGCACAGGCGTGAAGAAAGGGGGCCAAGCAGGGGCTAAAAAGGTAACCAAGAGCACCAATAAGCAGGTCTCCGCTCCTCCACCCAAACAAACCACCCGAACTGCCACTCGTGGCAATG CTAAACCTTCAAATCTTAAGAAAACTGCAGGCACATCAAAGAGTTCCTCTCAGGCCTCAGGACAATCTTGTTCATTGACCTGCTCGAAGACCCCAAAGAGCAACAACTTAGAAGTAACAGCAGCGCAACCCAAGTCTGCCAAGAAAACCGAACCTTCCAGGTCACCACGGCCCACTTCCAAAACCCCGTCCGAGACTGCTGAAAGCTCTAAAAAGggccaaaagaaaaaagaagtgaCCTCCAATACTGATAAGGCTGAGGAGACATCTCAGAATGGGAAGGGTGCCAGTCATCTCTCAGAATCCTCTGCAGAGAAGGACAAAAAGCAACCCTATGTTAACCAAACCACAGAGGAAACGTCCTTTACTGGATCTTCAAATGGACTTTCTTCAGACACTTCAGGGCAACCTGTGAGCACAGAGAGTGAAACGGAGAAAGAGAGGGCAGTGGCAGACCACACACAGAG GACTGTTGGGACTGAGGAGGGAGAGAGACAACAAACCGTCAATGTGGAAAGTCCAGACGTGACCATCATTCCTGACTCCATTCGAGAAAACCAGGGCAACGACTCCGATTCAGATGGACCTATACTCTACAAGGATGATGAAGAggaggatgaggatgatgagTATACTTCTA GCTCACTTGCCAGCAAAATTCGCCGCAAGGACACGCTTGCCATCAAACTTGGTAACAGGCCCAGCAAGAAGGAGCTAGAAGAGAAGAACATTCTCCCACGGACCTCAGAGACAGAGCGACAGGAGCTACGACAGCAGATCGGCAGTAAACTAGTGAG ACGGCTGAGCCAAAGGCCCACCACAGAAGAACTTGAACAGCGAAATATTCTAAAAC AGAAAAATGAGGAAGAGGAACAAGAGGCCAAGCAGGAGATTAAAAGAAGACTATCCCGAAAG CTCAGCGTCCGGCCCACAGTTGCAGAGCTGGTGGCACGGAGAATTTTGCGGTTCAATGAATACGTGGAGGTCACAGATGCAAAAGACTACGATCGCCGTGCTGACAAGCCCTGGACCAGGTTAACCCCTGCAGACAAA GCTGCTATACGTAAAGAACTTAATGAATTTAAAAGCAAAGAAATGGAAGTCCATGAAGAAAGCAAACAGTTTACCAG GTTTCATCGGCCCTGA
- the phactr2 gene encoding phosphatase and actin regulator 2 isoform X5, with the protein MAEEDSFSYLKTFPQVFPVFRVRSLSDTSAFKSRILTRLRSACSVEGLEKSSLANCDVVVGSSQSPQLKGKGKLSSLGKIFKPWKWRKKRTSDKFQDLSKVLERKISTRQTREELIRKGVLIPDQDDPLNTETLNGHAVPSGVTEKVKVDIETPEQVPEDKADLAAVAEDPEAKPSNLKKTAGTSKSSSQASGQSCSLTCSKTPKSNNLEVTAAQPKSAKKTEPSRSPRPTSKTPSETAESSKKGQKKKEVTSNTDKAEETSQNGKGASHLSESSAEKDKKQPYVNQTTEETSFTGSSNGLSSDTSGQPVSTESETEKERAVADHTQRTVGTEEGERQQTVNVESPDVTIIPDSIRENQGNDSDSDGPILYKDDEEEDEDDEYTSSSLASKIRRKDTLAIKLGNRPSKKELEEKNILPRTSETERQELRQQIGSKLVRRLSQRPTTEELEQRNILKQKNEEEEQEAKQEIKRRLSRKLSVRPTVAELVARRILRFNEYVEVTDAKDYDRRADKPWTRLTPADKAAIRKELNEFKSKEMEVHEESKQFTRFHRP; encoded by the exons TGGAGGGACTGGAAAAATCTTCTCTGGCCAACTGTGATGTGGTGGTGGGAAGCTCGCAGTCTCCTCAGCTGAAAGGAAAGGGGAAGCTCTCTTCTCTGGGCAAGATCTTTAAACCTTGGAAATGGAGAAAGAAGAGAACCAGTGATAAGTTCCAGGACCTCTCAAAAG TTCTGGAGAGGAAAATATCCACCAGGCAAACTCGAGAAGAGCTCATAAGAAAAGGTGTTCTTATTCCAGACCAAG ATGATCCTTTGAACACCGAGACCTTGAATGGTCATGCAGTGCCCAGTGGAGTTACTGAAAAGGTCAAAGTAGACATCGAAACACCAGAACAGGTCCCAGAAGACAAAGCAGACTTGGCGGCAGTGGCAGAGGACCCAGAAG CTAAACCTTCAAATCTTAAGAAAACTGCAGGCACATCAAAGAGTTCCTCTCAGGCCTCAGGACAATCTTGTTCATTGACCTGCTCGAAGACCCCAAAGAGCAACAACTTAGAAGTAACAGCAGCGCAACCCAAGTCTGCCAAGAAAACCGAACCTTCCAGGTCACCACGGCCCACTTCCAAAACCCCGTCCGAGACTGCTGAAAGCTCTAAAAAGggccaaaagaaaaaagaagtgaCCTCCAATACTGATAAGGCTGAGGAGACATCTCAGAATGGGAAGGGTGCCAGTCATCTCTCAGAATCCTCTGCAGAGAAGGACAAAAAGCAACCCTATGTTAACCAAACCACAGAGGAAACGTCCTTTACTGGATCTTCAAATGGACTTTCTTCAGACACTTCAGGGCAACCTGTGAGCACAGAGAGTGAAACGGAGAAAGAGAGGGCAGTGGCAGACCACACACAGAG GACTGTTGGGACTGAGGAGGGAGAGAGACAACAAACCGTCAATGTGGAAAGTCCAGACGTGACCATCATTCCTGACTCCATTCGAGAAAACCAGGGCAACGACTCCGATTCAGATGGACCTATACTCTACAAGGATGATGAAGAggaggatgaggatgatgagTATACTTCTA GCTCACTTGCCAGCAAAATTCGCCGCAAGGACACGCTTGCCATCAAACTTGGTAACAGGCCCAGCAAGAAGGAGCTAGAAGAGAAGAACATTCTCCCACGGACCTCAGAGACAGAGCGACAGGAGCTACGACAGCAGATCGGCAGTAAACTAGTGAG ACGGCTGAGCCAAAGGCCCACCACAGAAGAACTTGAACAGCGAAATATTCTAAAAC AGAAAAATGAGGAAGAGGAACAAGAGGCCAAGCAGGAGATTAAAAGAAGACTATCCCGAAAG CTCAGCGTCCGGCCCACAGTTGCAGAGCTGGTGGCACGGAGAATTTTGCGGTTCAATGAATACGTGGAGGTCACAGATGCAAAAGACTACGATCGCCGTGCTGACAAGCCCTGGACCAGGTTAACCCCTGCAGACAAA GCTGCTATACGTAAAGAACTTAATGAATTTAAAAGCAAAGAAATGGAAGTCCATGAAGAAAGCAAACAGTTTACCAG GTTTCATCGGCCCTGA
- the phactr2 gene encoding phosphatase and actin regulator 2 isoform X4, translating into MEGLEKSSLANCDVVVGSSQSPQLKGKGKLSSLGKIFKPWKWRKKRTSDKFQDLSKVLERKISTRQTREELIRKGVLIPDQDDPLNTETLNGHAVPSGVTEKVKVDIETPEQVPEDKADLAAVAEDPEEKNDSKCSPQASESAAPKTPTKKHQTTPQKPSGEATSTGVKKGGQAGAKKVTKSTNKQVSAPPPKQTTRTATRGNAKPSNLKKTAGTSKSSSQASGQSCSLTCSKTPKSNNLEVTAAQPKSAKKTEPSRSPRPTSKTPSETAESSKKGQKKKEVTSNTDKAEETSQNGKGASHLSESSAEKDKKQPYVNQTTEETSFTGSSNGLSSDTSGQPVSTESETEKERAVADHTQRTVGTEEGERQQTVNVESPDVTIIPDSIRENQGNDSDSDGPILYKDDEEEDEDDEYTSSSLASKIRRKDTLAIKLGNRPSKKELEEKNILPRTSETERQELRQQIGSKLVRRLSQRPTTEELEQRNILKQKNEEEEQEAKQEIKRRLSRKLSVRPTVAELVARRILRFNEYVEVTDAKDYDRRADKPWTRLTPADKAAIRKELNEFKSKEMEVHEESKQFTRFHRP; encoded by the exons A TGGAGGGACTGGAAAAATCTTCTCTGGCCAACTGTGATGTGGTGGTGGGAAGCTCGCAGTCTCCTCAGCTGAAAGGAAAGGGGAAGCTCTCTTCTCTGGGCAAGATCTTTAAACCTTGGAAATGGAGAAAGAAGAGAACCAGTGATAAGTTCCAGGACCTCTCAAAAG TTCTGGAGAGGAAAATATCCACCAGGCAAACTCGAGAAGAGCTCATAAGAAAAGGTGTTCTTATTCCAGACCAAG ATGATCCTTTGAACACCGAGACCTTGAATGGTCATGCAGTGCCCAGTGGAGTTACTGAAAAGGTCAAAGTAGACATCGAAACACCAGAACAGGTCCCAGAAGACAAAGCAGACTTGGCGGCAGTGGCAGAGGACCCAGAAG AGAAGAATGACAGCAAATGCAGCCCGCAGGCCAGTGAGTCAGCCGCTCCAAAAACCCCTACTAAAAAACATCAGACCACACCCCAAAAACCCTCTGGTGAGGCAACAAGCACAGGCGTGAAGAAAGGGGGCCAAGCAGGGGCTAAAAAGGTAACCAAGAGCACCAATAAGCAGGTCTCCGCTCCTCCACCCAAACAAACCACCCGAACTGCCACTCGTGGCAATG CTAAACCTTCAAATCTTAAGAAAACTGCAGGCACATCAAAGAGTTCCTCTCAGGCCTCAGGACAATCTTGTTCATTGACCTGCTCGAAGACCCCAAAGAGCAACAACTTAGAAGTAACAGCAGCGCAACCCAAGTCTGCCAAGAAAACCGAACCTTCCAGGTCACCACGGCCCACTTCCAAAACCCCGTCCGAGACTGCTGAAAGCTCTAAAAAGggccaaaagaaaaaagaagtgaCCTCCAATACTGATAAGGCTGAGGAGACATCTCAGAATGGGAAGGGTGCCAGTCATCTCTCAGAATCCTCTGCAGAGAAGGACAAAAAGCAACCCTATGTTAACCAAACCACAGAGGAAACGTCCTTTACTGGATCTTCAAATGGACTTTCTTCAGACACTTCAGGGCAACCTGTGAGCACAGAGAGTGAAACGGAGAAAGAGAGGGCAGTGGCAGACCACACACAGAG GACTGTTGGGACTGAGGAGGGAGAGAGACAACAAACCGTCAATGTGGAAAGTCCAGACGTGACCATCATTCCTGACTCCATTCGAGAAAACCAGGGCAACGACTCCGATTCAGATGGACCTATACTCTACAAGGATGATGAAGAggaggatgaggatgatgagTATACTTCTA GCTCACTTGCCAGCAAAATTCGCCGCAAGGACACGCTTGCCATCAAACTTGGTAACAGGCCCAGCAAGAAGGAGCTAGAAGAGAAGAACATTCTCCCACGGACCTCAGAGACAGAGCGACAGGAGCTACGACAGCAGATCGGCAGTAAACTAGTGAG ACGGCTGAGCCAAAGGCCCACCACAGAAGAACTTGAACAGCGAAATATTCTAAAAC AGAAAAATGAGGAAGAGGAACAAGAGGCCAAGCAGGAGATTAAAAGAAGACTATCCCGAAAG CTCAGCGTCCGGCCCACAGTTGCAGAGCTGGTGGCACGGAGAATTTTGCGGTTCAATGAATACGTGGAGGTCACAGATGCAAAAGACTACGATCGCCGTGCTGACAAGCCCTGGACCAGGTTAACCCCTGCAGACAAA GCTGCTATACGTAAAGAACTTAATGAATTTAAAAGCAAAGAAATGGAAGTCCATGAAGAAAGCAAACAGTTTACCAG GTTTCATCGGCCCTGA
- the phactr2 gene encoding phosphatase and actin regulator 2 isoform X2, whose translation MGQTSVSSLSQRASVEGLEKSSLANCDVVVGSSQSPQLKGKGKLSSLGKIFKPWKWRKKRTSDKFQDLSKVLERKISTRQTREELIRKGVLIPDQDDPLNTETLNGHAVPSGVTEKVKVDIETPEQVPEDKADLAAVAEDPEEKNDSKCSPQASESAAPKTPTKKHQTTPQKPSGEATSTGVKKGGQAGAKKVTKSTNKQVSAPPPKQTTRTATRGNAKPSNLKKTAGTSKSSSQASGQSCSLTCSKTPKSNNLEVTAAQPKSAKKTEPSRSPRPTSKTPSETAESSKKGQKKKEVTSNTDKAEETSQNGKGASHLSESSAEKDKKQPYVNQTTEETSFTGSSNGLSSDTSGQPVSTESETEKERAVADHTQRTVGTEEGERQQTVNVESPDVTIIPDSIRENQGNDSDSDGPILYKDDEEEDEDDEYTSSSLASKIRRKDTLAIKLGNRPSKKELEEKNILPRTSETERQELRQQIGSKLVRRLSQRPTTEELEQRNILKQKNEEEEQEAKQEIKRRLSRKLSVRPTVAELVARRILRFNEYVEVTDAKDYDRRADKPWTRLTPADKAAIRKELNEFKSKEMEVHEESKQFTRFHRP comes from the exons ATGGGCCAGACATCTGTCTCCAGCTTGTCTCAGAGAGCGAGCG TGGAGGGACTGGAAAAATCTTCTCTGGCCAACTGTGATGTGGTGGTGGGAAGCTCGCAGTCTCCTCAGCTGAAAGGAAAGGGGAAGCTCTCTTCTCTGGGCAAGATCTTTAAACCTTGGAAATGGAGAAAGAAGAGAACCAGTGATAAGTTCCAGGACCTCTCAAAAG TTCTGGAGAGGAAAATATCCACCAGGCAAACTCGAGAAGAGCTCATAAGAAAAGGTGTTCTTATTCCAGACCAAG ATGATCCTTTGAACACCGAGACCTTGAATGGTCATGCAGTGCCCAGTGGAGTTACTGAAAAGGTCAAAGTAGACATCGAAACACCAGAACAGGTCCCAGAAGACAAAGCAGACTTGGCGGCAGTGGCAGAGGACCCAGAAG AGAAGAATGACAGCAAATGCAGCCCGCAGGCCAGTGAGTCAGCCGCTCCAAAAACCCCTACTAAAAAACATCAGACCACACCCCAAAAACCCTCTGGTGAGGCAACAAGCACAGGCGTGAAGAAAGGGGGCCAAGCAGGGGCTAAAAAGGTAACCAAGAGCACCAATAAGCAGGTCTCCGCTCCTCCACCCAAACAAACCACCCGAACTGCCACTCGTGGCAATG CTAAACCTTCAAATCTTAAGAAAACTGCAGGCACATCAAAGAGTTCCTCTCAGGCCTCAGGACAATCTTGTTCATTGACCTGCTCGAAGACCCCAAAGAGCAACAACTTAGAAGTAACAGCAGCGCAACCCAAGTCTGCCAAGAAAACCGAACCTTCCAGGTCACCACGGCCCACTTCCAAAACCCCGTCCGAGACTGCTGAAAGCTCTAAAAAGggccaaaagaaaaaagaagtgaCCTCCAATACTGATAAGGCTGAGGAGACATCTCAGAATGGGAAGGGTGCCAGTCATCTCTCAGAATCCTCTGCAGAGAAGGACAAAAAGCAACCCTATGTTAACCAAACCACAGAGGAAACGTCCTTTACTGGATCTTCAAATGGACTTTCTTCAGACACTTCAGGGCAACCTGTGAGCACAGAGAGTGAAACGGAGAAAGAGAGGGCAGTGGCAGACCACACACAGAG GACTGTTGGGACTGAGGAGGGAGAGAGACAACAAACCGTCAATGTGGAAAGTCCAGACGTGACCATCATTCCTGACTCCATTCGAGAAAACCAGGGCAACGACTCCGATTCAGATGGACCTATACTCTACAAGGATGATGAAGAggaggatgaggatgatgagTATACTTCTA GCTCACTTGCCAGCAAAATTCGCCGCAAGGACACGCTTGCCATCAAACTTGGTAACAGGCCCAGCAAGAAGGAGCTAGAAGAGAAGAACATTCTCCCACGGACCTCAGAGACAGAGCGACAGGAGCTACGACAGCAGATCGGCAGTAAACTAGTGAG ACGGCTGAGCCAAAGGCCCACCACAGAAGAACTTGAACAGCGAAATATTCTAAAAC AGAAAAATGAGGAAGAGGAACAAGAGGCCAAGCAGGAGATTAAAAGAAGACTATCCCGAAAG CTCAGCGTCCGGCCCACAGTTGCAGAGCTGGTGGCACGGAGAATTTTGCGGTTCAATGAATACGTGGAGGTCACAGATGCAAAAGACTACGATCGCCGTGCTGACAAGCCCTGGACCAGGTTAACCCCTGCAGACAAA GCTGCTATACGTAAAGAACTTAATGAATTTAAAAGCAAAGAAATGGAAGTCCATGAAGAAAGCAAACAGTTTACCAG GTTTCATCGGCCCTGA
- the phactr2 gene encoding phosphatase and actin regulator 2 isoform X3, translating to MEHALEGLEKSSLANCDVVVGSSQSPQLKGKGKLSSLGKIFKPWKWRKKRTSDKFQDLSKVLERKISTRQTREELIRKGVLIPDQDDPLNTETLNGHAVPSGVTEKVKVDIETPEQVPEDKADLAAVAEDPEEKNDSKCSPQASESAAPKTPTKKHQTTPQKPSGEATSTGVKKGGQAGAKKVTKSTNKQVSAPPPKQTTRTATRGNAKPSNLKKTAGTSKSSSQASGQSCSLTCSKTPKSNNLEVTAAQPKSAKKTEPSRSPRPTSKTPSETAESSKKGQKKKEVTSNTDKAEETSQNGKGASHLSESSAEKDKKQPYVNQTTEETSFTGSSNGLSSDTSGQPVSTESETEKERAVADHTQRTVGTEEGERQQTVNVESPDVTIIPDSIRENQGNDSDSDGPILYKDDEEEDEDDEYTSSSLASKIRRKDTLAIKLGNRPSKKELEEKNILPRTSETERQELRQQIGSKLVRRLSQRPTTEELEQRNILKQKNEEEEQEAKQEIKRRLSRKLSVRPTVAELVARRILRFNEYVEVTDAKDYDRRADKPWTRLTPADKAAIRKELNEFKSKEMEVHEESKQFTRFHRP from the exons ATGGAACATGCCT TGGAGGGACTGGAAAAATCTTCTCTGGCCAACTGTGATGTGGTGGTGGGAAGCTCGCAGTCTCCTCAGCTGAAAGGAAAGGGGAAGCTCTCTTCTCTGGGCAAGATCTTTAAACCTTGGAAATGGAGAAAGAAGAGAACCAGTGATAAGTTCCAGGACCTCTCAAAAG TTCTGGAGAGGAAAATATCCACCAGGCAAACTCGAGAAGAGCTCATAAGAAAAGGTGTTCTTATTCCAGACCAAG ATGATCCTTTGAACACCGAGACCTTGAATGGTCATGCAGTGCCCAGTGGAGTTACTGAAAAGGTCAAAGTAGACATCGAAACACCAGAACAGGTCCCAGAAGACAAAGCAGACTTGGCGGCAGTGGCAGAGGACCCAGAAG AGAAGAATGACAGCAAATGCAGCCCGCAGGCCAGTGAGTCAGCCGCTCCAAAAACCCCTACTAAAAAACATCAGACCACACCCCAAAAACCCTCTGGTGAGGCAACAAGCACAGGCGTGAAGAAAGGGGGCCAAGCAGGGGCTAAAAAGGTAACCAAGAGCACCAATAAGCAGGTCTCCGCTCCTCCACCCAAACAAACCACCCGAACTGCCACTCGTGGCAATG CTAAACCTTCAAATCTTAAGAAAACTGCAGGCACATCAAAGAGTTCCTCTCAGGCCTCAGGACAATCTTGTTCATTGACCTGCTCGAAGACCCCAAAGAGCAACAACTTAGAAGTAACAGCAGCGCAACCCAAGTCTGCCAAGAAAACCGAACCTTCCAGGTCACCACGGCCCACTTCCAAAACCCCGTCCGAGACTGCTGAAAGCTCTAAAAAGggccaaaagaaaaaagaagtgaCCTCCAATACTGATAAGGCTGAGGAGACATCTCAGAATGGGAAGGGTGCCAGTCATCTCTCAGAATCCTCTGCAGAGAAGGACAAAAAGCAACCCTATGTTAACCAAACCACAGAGGAAACGTCCTTTACTGGATCTTCAAATGGACTTTCTTCAGACACTTCAGGGCAACCTGTGAGCACAGAGAGTGAAACGGAGAAAGAGAGGGCAGTGGCAGACCACACACAGAG GACTGTTGGGACTGAGGAGGGAGAGAGACAACAAACCGTCAATGTGGAAAGTCCAGACGTGACCATCATTCCTGACTCCATTCGAGAAAACCAGGGCAACGACTCCGATTCAGATGGACCTATACTCTACAAGGATGATGAAGAggaggatgaggatgatgagTATACTTCTA GCTCACTTGCCAGCAAAATTCGCCGCAAGGACACGCTTGCCATCAAACTTGGTAACAGGCCCAGCAAGAAGGAGCTAGAAGAGAAGAACATTCTCCCACGGACCTCAGAGACAGAGCGACAGGAGCTACGACAGCAGATCGGCAGTAAACTAGTGAG ACGGCTGAGCCAAAGGCCCACCACAGAAGAACTTGAACAGCGAAATATTCTAAAAC AGAAAAATGAGGAAGAGGAACAAGAGGCCAAGCAGGAGATTAAAAGAAGACTATCCCGAAAG CTCAGCGTCCGGCCCACAGTTGCAGAGCTGGTGGCACGGAGAATTTTGCGGTTCAATGAATACGTGGAGGTCACAGATGCAAAAGACTACGATCGCCGTGCTGACAAGCCCTGGACCAGGTTAACCCCTGCAGACAAA GCTGCTATACGTAAAGAACTTAATGAATTTAAAAGCAAAGAAATGGAAGTCCATGAAGAAAGCAAACAGTTTACCAG GTTTCATCGGCCCTGA